The DNA window CATCAATCCGCCACAAGCACCATGCACACGCCTCAAACAAGGCCGATAATACATCACCACGAACTCCTACTGGGAATAGGGGCAACGGCCTTGATCGCCAAAGCTCCTCAGGTCCTCGTGGGGCTAAGCGACCTCTCAGTCCTGATGAAAAGTCGCAGCCTCATTCAAGAGCTGTACACGACCGCCTTCATTACGGGTCTGTTAGCGAGGACGTCATTACAGACACTATTGGTGCCATTGCGATCGATGATCGAGGCCAAATTGCTGCTGGCTCATCTTCAGGTGGTATCGGAATGAAGCATCGAGGCCGTTTGGGACCAGCTGCTCTTGTGGGAGTTGGCACGGCCGTTGTGCCCtgtgacgatgaggatgacgatcAGGTTGCTGTCGCTGCAGTCACAAGTGGCACAGGAGAGCATATGGCTACTACCATGGCCTCCCAGCGATGTGCGGAGAGGATTTACCATGGCACAAAACGTGGAAAAGGAGGCGCCAACATTcaggacgacgatgaagatgccatcatgGAGTCTTTCATTGCCGAGGACTTCATGAAGCATCCCGGTGTCAAGAATTGCCATTCAGCAGGTGCCATTGGTGTCATGGTGGTCAAGAAGACGCCTTCAGGCTACTATTTCTACTTTGCTCACAACACAGATTCATTTGCCCTCGCTTCGATGGGAGGTTCGGAAAGACAGCCCGTCTGTACGATGTCTAGACTTTCTCATGGCgccaagatcgccaaggGTGGACGTAAAGTCAGGTTTGAGTAAGGTGCACCATTGTACAAAAATAGCAAAGGGTTGGCGATGCTGATGTGAACTGAGCTCCTGCTCGAGTTGTTGAGTGGTTGTGCTATCCGCACCTAGAAATGCAGTGATTGATTAGAATACTCTTATGCATTAGATTCAAGTGATAGCCTTTGGAGCATAGCCCTTCGCCCGCTGTTTAGTCTGATCACTTTAATATTGATATCCACAGACTTTAAACTCCAGAGAAGTATGCGTTGACTGTAGCATTATCTGATACCTGGCTAATTTCCTTAACGCCGTGAGACTATATGTACATTGGTCATCAAGGGTATATCCCGTTCTTCGCCCCCGTTCCTCAAGCGATTTGCTGGCTCATTCATGGACGGGGTGTCCCTGTCGCACTCCCTGTCTCTTCCCGTGATCCGCCTCCATTGACGATCTTgcgcttctttttcttcttccttggtaCGACGGCGGGTTTCGCGCCATAGTTACCCAGAGATAGTTTGGTGCCGCACGTGAAACATTCCGAGTTCTCTGGCGTCTCACAGAAGATGCTCAGACAGATGGAGCAGACGAAGCCTGTGTCCACAACTCGGCCGTGGCAAAAACAGGCGGCGCGGAAATCGACGGTGTCGTGTGTTGGGGCGATGAGAGCTTCACGAGCTTCTGTGTCTGCGATAAGACCGAACATCAGATAGTTGAGTAGTCCTTGGGGATGTGTAGCAGCGAGGTATGTGCCACCGGTGTTGTAGCAAGCCTGTTGCAGGAAAGTTGGCTCGCCAGTAAGAGAGAGAGTATCGATGGCGACTTGATTGTGGCCAGCGGCGAAGACAGCGTTCATGGTGGGAATGTATTGCGAGGGTTCTGAATCGGAGACAGAAATGACCAGGATTCGGCCGCGAACAGTTGGGGGAGCAGTATTCGACGAGCCTTTGTGGCTGTCCTCGAGATTAGCCGTAGGCGCACAAAGAGCCTGCGCAGCTTTATTGATATGACATAGCGCCAGCGTCAAGGCTCCAGAGATTTGTGTCGTCGTAGCAGAgagatcctcctcctttgtCTGATCCATGAGTTTTCGAATCGCAGCCAAaacagcagcttcaatctGTGCGAACTGCGGGAACTTGTTCGCTGAGGTTTGCGTttgcgcagcagcagcatcgttCATGGCAACATCGCCAGAGGCGTCGCGTGAGGGTGTGGGAGGTGTTGGGTAGAGCCATTCTGCGCGATCAACGTGCGCGGCGATAAGCGCAACCTGGTTTGCGTTGCTGAAGGCGAGATGGGCGTTaacgaagacgaggatgttTGCTATAGCACGCGATAGGGGAAGGACATTGTTGAGCGATGCCCAGGCTCGGGGGTTTGTATCGAGGACGATGGTAAGCAGCGAGGGAGTCTCTTCGCGGGTGCCGACCTCGTAGTGCTCTGAAACATCGACGGCGTCCAttgtgaggatgttgacgCTGCGAAGATGCTGGTGGGGAGGCGGCTACGAGGCCCTAAGAGTGGTTGAGCTGCCTTGGTGGCCTTACTTGAGGACTGAGGCTACAATACCTGAGGCTGTCGCAAAGTTGTCGGATTCAAGACAAACCTAAGGTGAATTAAAGAAGATGGACGGGTACGAGCGTTGCATTTATCGCATGATTAGTTGATTTCCAAAAACGCCAAAATAACAACAATAATTAACGCCAAACTCAATTGCAGCAATTACTAAAAGAGCCttgtttgtttcttttcttcagaTACTTTGTTCTTGGGCGCGGCTATCGCAGATGGAAGGGAAAATCTGATCCAATTGTTGTTTAGACGTCATCTACAGGCATAATCCAATGGAATGGATAAAGGTATGAGCGCGGCTGCTGGCACCAATAGGCCCCTACAGCAAACCCCCTAGCTCAGCTCTTCAAACGCCTGGCCACGTGATGACCAACTAAAACGCATCAAGGGTCAGTGATCTTTGATCTAACGTTTAGTGgctcaagcccaagcccagtcTCACGAGCTCTTTTGTGGtaggttgaggttgttgtggtggtggaggcCGTGACGGGTCTTCTTGCCTTGTGCGCTTTACGATTTACATCACAAGTTCCAGTTTCGGTCTCTTCTCACTTTTATTTCCTTAACTACTAAACTAGCACCTTGAAAGCAAAACAAGAACTGGCTTCTTATTTACTTTCTCTCTCACCTACCTACACATTCAATCAATAAATATTCCATGGCAGAACCTACAGAAGCTGCTTCTCAGGTGCCTCCAGCCCAGTCGCTGGAGGACCAGACTCTTATCGTCTTTGCGCGCCTCATGGAGGGCGGACAGGAAGATAACGAGACATGTCGCGACCTCGATGAACTGACTAAGCTGCTCAACGACGACTATGAAGCCCTTCAGAAGGACAAGTCTCGTGAGACTATTTGCAATGTTATCGATGGCGACTGTGTCGACACCGTTTTGTGCTATCTTGATATGAGACAGCCTGAGATAGTACGCGGCCACGCCACTCTCTCAACATCCGCATATCTCAAAGCCGCTGGCGATGATGGTTCAAAGAAGCTCTCgactttcttctttgacCGTGTGCGAAGGGGAACTTATGACGATTACATTGTTGCCTTTTGTGTCGCCGCTGCGACATTTCCCATCGTCCCCGATCTCACTGCCCAGCTGTTTCTCAACGAAGACTTCCTACCCAGCCTCGGCACACTTATGCGACGAAAATGGAAGAGCCGCAAGGTCGAGACGGCCTGCTTGGAGATGCTCAACGCTGCTTGCATGAACTCACTTTGCCGTGAGGCTATCAACAAGTACTGCATCGAGTGGCTTGAGGAGATCGTCGACCAAGACCTTAGTGAGGCTGTTCGTAGCATGAACGCAGATCCAAACCTTCAAAGCGATGGAGGCTCCATTTCAATGAGGCGGCACTCTGAACAGGTCCAGTATCTTGCCGCAGTCATCCTGGCCAAGCTGAGGGTGAGATAAGGTGCCTATGAGCTCTGTATTATCACTGACTGACCCAGCTTTCAAGGCAGTTCCCGCTAAACCAGCACCCGGTGATAACAAGTCTCGAATCGAGCCTGCAGTCACTAGTATCGAAGATCTCTCTGGAATGTTCACTAAGATGATACtgagagatgaagatcaCGGACGAAAGCACTCTATCGAAGGTCTCGCATACGCCTCCCTTCAACCTAAAGTCAAGGAGTCTATTGTCAGCAACCCCGAGTTGCTCCAGAAGTTGGTCAAGACTCTTCAAGAAGCCCAGCCAAGATCGCCAACTACTTATGGAGCTTTAAGCATTTTTGTCAATCTGACCAAATACCTGCCCACCCTgacagaggaagaaaagaagatgaaccagCTCAAGGCATATGCCAATGCTGCCGGGAAGCTTGGCGGGCCCGACCCCCTTAATGACGACGAGCATGTCGCAAAGCGATGCAAGCTGGTGTTTGATGCAGGTATCACACCGGTTCTCGTCACCCACAGTAAGAATGGCTCGCCCGCTTCTCTAGGACTTGTTATCTCCATTATTTTCTCCCTTTCAGTCGACAGGACTCTCCGCGGTCAACTCGCTCAGCAAGGAGCGGTCAAGCTTCTCCTGGTATCATGGATGTCCCTGCCTCAAACTGAAGCTGCTTCACGTCGTCTTGCAGCACAAGCCCTGGCCCGCATCTTGATCAGCACAAACCCTGCTCTGGTCTTTGGTGGCAACCGTGACACCCCCATCATTGCTGCTGTCAGACCGCTTGTCTCTATCATCCCACCCGACCCTGCTGCTCAGACACGGGACCTCCTCCCTTCCTTCGAGGCACTTATGGCCTTGACCAACCTCGCGTCGATGGATGACGATGCGACTAGACGCAGTATCATCAATACAGCATGGAACCAGATTGAGGAACAGATGCTGGCTTCCAACACTCTTGTCtccaaggctgctgtcgAGCTTGTTTGCAATCTGGTGCAGCAACCAGAGGCTATCGCACTCTATGCTGAAGAGACTGCCAAGGCCCGTAATCGCCTGAACGTCCTCCTCGCCCTTGCTGATGCACCTGATGATGGAACTCGAAGTGCAGCTGGCGGTGCTTTAGCTTCACTCACCAACTTTGAGGGTGTCATCCGGGGCATTATTAACCGAGACCGCGGTGTGAAAGTTATCCTCGGAATGTGTGTCGATGACAGCGAGGACATCCGTCATCGTGGAGTGTTTGTGGTAAACAACTTGGTCACTGCAGAGGGCGAGGTCGGTGAACTCGCGCgagagaaggtcaagagcgAGGGTGGAGTTGAAACTCTTACAGAATGTGTTAAGAAGAGTCGAAGCCCTGGCGTTGTCGAGCTGGGAGTTCAAGCTTTAAAGGCTCTGTTAGGGGATCAATCATGAATGAAGAATGACGAAGAACATATACACTGTTGTAAAGGCGGCGCAGATCAGCATTTTTTAGGTTGCGGGATGAGGCAGCGGGTTCTCAAGTTTGCAATGATTATGACtatggcaatggcaatgagATCTATCATGTTTTTCTTTGACCCAACCCAAACAAACGCCGTGTACTTTATTTTATGCCGTGGTATCGACCCTGTTGAGAATAGCAACGCCCTCTACATGACCTGTTTGAGGAAAGAAATCAAATCCTCGAAGACTCTCAATCTCGTATCTCTCGCCCTCGCCTTCACCGCGAACGAGCACACCGACATCTCTGGCCTGTGTATGCACGTTACAGCTGACATACAGAACTCGCCGAGGACCGAATTTTCGTAGCTGGTTCAAGAAGTCTGCATCGCAGCCCTTACGAGGAGGATCAAGAACCACAACGGTCTCATCACGGTTGTAGGTAACgctcttgaagagctcaCCAGCATCGGCAGCGATGAACTTGCAGCGATCCTCCCCCATACCGTTGAGGACTGCGTTGCGACTTGCGTAGGCGATGGAGTCAGCTGCAATGTCGATACCGATGGAGTGCTGGAAGAGCGATGCGAGAGTAACGGTAAAGAGGCCAGAGCCTGAGTAGGCGTCGATTAGATACTTGATGTCCATGCCCGTGCCGGCAGGAGGGAGAATATTGTCTCGCACGTAGCCGGTAAATGAGGGAAGAATCGAGTTGTTGTTCTGGAAGAAAGAGCCAGCTGGGTTGGTGAAGGTGTAAGGGCCGATGTATTCTGTTGTGGTGGCCTTGGAATCAGTGAAGCAGGACTTGATGTCGACAGtatcctcattctcaacacgGACTGTGTAGGGTTCTGTTTCACCCTTGACCTCTTCGCTGTCCTTGGGGACTCGCTTCGTGTTCTCTCGGAGAAGAATCGTAGCACCACGCTGATAGTTGGCAAACTCTTTCTGCATGCGCTCACGCTCTCGTGCCATACCCAGACGCACAGCATTGGTACCAATAGGGCAATCCTCAATATCCAAAACTTTTCGACGACCCTTTTGCATGAATCCAATATCAGGGCACTTCTCGAAGGGAATTCTGGGGTTCTTTCCTCTCTTGCTGGGTCGGAATCCAGGGGGTCCGTCAAAGTGAGGTGTGAGCTTGGTGCGGTAGTTGTACTGCAGAGGACTGCCCATTGTATCCTGGACAGCGGGTACAATGTTGGGATCGAGGTTTGAGAAGTTCTTGAAGGCTTTCTCGACAATGCGcttcttgagtttgagttgCTCGGGGTATTCGAGCATCTGGAATTGGCAGCCGCCGCATGAGGCGAAGTACTTGCAGCTGATCCGGGCGTTGTCGCGAAGAGGAGAGGGCTTTGTAATGGAGATGAAATCGGCGAGGGTTTGGGTTTcgcgacgaagatgacggaagaccttgaccttggcagtGTCGCCAGGGACTGTGAAGGACACAACATAGACCTGATTTGAGCCAGGCTTCATACCAAGGCCGTCACCTGTAGACGAAAGCTCCAGAATCTCAACCTCTGTCTCAGTGCCTTCCTCTGGGAGAACTTCTGGGCCGTGCTCTGTTCCCTCACCATACTCAACAGCTCGCTCCTTAAGAAGGGCCTGAATATCGTACTTGAGGACTTCCTCAGATGAACCTTCGGTGATGttcttttccctcttcgtcttcttctgcttccaTTGGCGATTATTCTGCTGGTTTGGCCTCTTGTTCATTTGCTGAGTGTTGCCGTTTACTTGTGAGTTGCCGTTTGGCACAGCTTCTGCTTGTGTGCTCGCCATGACTGTGAAGGGACGGAAATTGTACAGGCGAGGTTTGGTGAATGTGGCCAAAAGTGGGAGTCTCAGACGCCTCATGAACGAACAATTCAATTGATCTAATTGTTCTGTGAGCAGAGTGGGATTTTTGGAAGGAATTGTAAATGTTTGAGATGTTGATAATGACAAAGATTTCTTAAAGATGAGAATAAGACGAAGAAATGTTTCTTGCAGAGGCCCCACTTGGAGCTCGGGGACGGTGGGGCCGTAGTTGTCTGCTTTTTTAAGTAGGATCTGATTGGTTGATCACTTAAGCGCATGTATATCGTATCTTTTCCATCATGAGTGCTCTTGGTAGCTTACCTTATATTGTATACATTATTTATATGATGGACAGTTTGTCAGAATAAATagcaagaaagaaatattagtaaagaatcAGCACTATGCAAGCATGCTGATATTCAATGTCTTTT is part of the Fusarium fujikuroi IMI 58289 draft genome, chromosome FFUJ_chr07 genome and encodes:
- a CDS encoding related to basic transcription factor 2 (35 kd SU) gives rise to the protein MDAVDVSEHYEVGTREETPSLLTIVLDTNPRAWASLNNVLPLSRAIANILVFVNAHLAFSNANQVALIAAHVDRAEWLYPTPPTPSRDASGDVAMNDAAAAQTQTSANKFPQFAQIEAAVLAAIRKLMDQTKEEDLSATTTQISGALTLALCHINKAAQALCAPTANLEDSHKGSSNTAPPTVRGRILVISVSDSEPSQYIPTMNAVFAAGHNQVAIDTLSLTGEPTFLQQACYNTGGTYLAATHPQGLLNYLMFGLIADTEAREALIAPTHDTVDFRAACFCHGRVVDTGFVCSICLSIFCETPENSECFTCGTKLSLGNYGAKPAVVPRKKKKKRKIVNGGGSREETGSATGTPRP
- a CDS encoding probable cro1 protein, with translation MAEPTEAASQVPPAQSLEDQTLIVFARLMEGGQEDNETCRDLDELTKLLNDDYEALQKDKSRETICNVIDGDCVDTVLCYLDMRQPEIVRGHATLSTSAYLKAAGDDGSKKLSTFFFDRVRRGTYDDYIVAFCVAAATFPIVPDLTAQLFLNEDFLPSLGTLMRRKWKSRKVETACLEMLNAACMNSLCREAINKYCIEWLEEIVDQDLSEAVRSMNADPNLQSDGGSISMRRHSEQVQYLAAVILAKLRAVPAKPAPGDNKSRIEPAVTSIEDLSGMFTKMILRDEDHGRKHSIEGLAYASLQPKVKESIVSNPELLQKLVKTLQEAQPRSPTTYGALSIFVNLTKYLPTLTEEEKKMNQLKAYANAAGKLGGPDPLNDDEHVAKRCKLVFDAGITPVLVTHSKNGSPASLGLVISIIFSLSVDRTLRGQLAQQGAVKLLLVSWMSLPQTEAASRRLAAQALARILISTNPALVFGGNRDTPIIAAVRPLVSIIPPDPAAQTRDLLPSFEALMALTNLASMDDDATRRSIINTAWNQIEEQMLASNTLVSKAAVELVCNLVQQPEAIALYAEETAKARNRLNVLLALADAPDDGTRSAAGGALASLTNFEGVIRGIINRDRGVKVILGMCVDDSEDIRHRGVFVVNNLVTAEGEVGELAREKVKSEGGVETLTECVKKSRSPGVVELGVQALKALLGDQS
- a CDS encoding related to endo-exonuclease yNucR, which codes for MASTQAEAVPNGNSQVNGNTQQMNKRPNQQNNRQWKQKKTKREKNITEGSSEEVLKYDIQALLKERAVEYGEGTEHGPEVLPEEGTETEVEILELSSTGDGLGMKPGSNQVYVVSFTVPGDTAKVKVFRHLRRETQTLADFISITKPSPLRDNARISCKYFASCGGCQFQMLEYPEQLKLKKRIVEKAFKNFSNLDPNIVPAVQDTMGSPLQYNYRTKLTPHFDGPPGFRPSKRGKNPRIPFEKCPDIGFMQKGRRKVLDIEDCPIGTNAVRLGMARERERMQKEFANYQRGATILLRENTKRVPKDSEEVKGETEPYTVRVENEDTVDIKSCFTDSKATTTEYIGPYTFTNPAGSFFQNNNSILPSFTGYVRDNILPPAGTGMDIKYLIDAYSGSGLFTVTLASLFQHSIGIDIAADSIAYASRNAVLNGMGEDRCKFIAADAGELFKSVTYNRDETVVVLDPPRKGCDADFLNQLRKFGPRRVLYVSCNVHTQARDVGVLVRGEGEGERYEIESLRGFDFFPQTGHVEGVAILNRVDTTA